In Helicobacter anatolicus, a single genomic region encodes these proteins:
- the pyrE gene encoding orotate phosphoribosyltransferase translates to MQKLDIEQYYKNANALLKGHFLLSSGNHSDTYLQSAKVLENPKVAEILAQALALQIKESGIKIDCICSPALGGILAGYELARALNTRFIFTERVDGKMTLRRGYKVKKGEKFLVCEDIITTGGSALEAAQCIKEQGGEILAYAGLANRGFCQRVGSNLTKKPECKLPDNVPLFALEDFIFNMYDSNNCPLCKEGSQAIKPGSRGN, encoded by the coding sequence ATGCAAAAACTAGATATTGAACAATACTACAAAAATGCAAATGCACTTTTAAAAGGGCATTTTTTACTAAGTAGCGGAAATCACTCTGATACCTATTTACAATCCGCAAAAGTTTTGGAAAACCCAAAAGTCGCAGAAATTTTAGCACAAGCACTTGCTCTTCAAATCAAAGAATCTGGTATAAAGATTGATTGTATCTGCTCACCTGCACTAGGTGGAATACTTGCAGGATACGAACTAGCACGTGCACTTAATACACGTTTTATTTTTACAGAACGTGTAGATGGAAAAATGACATTAAGAAGAGGATACAAGGTCAAAAAAGGTGAAAAATTTCTTGTTTGTGAGGATATTATTACTACTGGTGGATCTGCATTAGAAGCGGCACAATGTATCAAGGAACAAGGAGGAGAGATTCTTGCATATGCAGGCTTAGCCAATCGTGGATTTTGTCAACGCGTAGGAAGTAATTTAACTAAAAAACCTGAATGCAAATTGCCTGATAACGTGCCATTATTTGCATTAGAAGATTTTATTTTTAATATGTATGATTCTAATAACTGCCCACTCTGCAAAGAAGGAAGTCAAGCAATTAAACCAGGTAGCAGGGGAAACTAA
- the frr gene encoding ribosome recycling factor: MTQEIFNNTKAHMDKSIDSLKRDFLTLRSGKVSVNILDNIKVDYYGTPTPLNQVGSVIAQDATTIIITPWEKTLLKDIERSIQEANIGVNPNSDGETIKLFFPPMTQEQRKEIAKDAKAMGEKAKIAIRNIRQDSNNQIKKLEKDKSITEDESKKAQDTIQKYTDEYVKKIEDMTKNKEEEVMKV; encoded by the coding sequence ATGACTCAAGAGATTTTCAATAATACCAAAGCGCATATGGACAAAAGTATCGACTCTTTAAAAAGAGATTTTCTCACATTACGTAGTGGAAAGGTTTCTGTAAATATTTTGGATAATATTAAAGTAGATTACTATGGAACCCCCACTCCTCTCAACCAGGTAGGATCTGTGATTGCACAAGATGCAACTACTATTATAATTACCCCATGGGAAAAAACATTACTCAAAGATATTGAACGATCTATTCAAGAAGCAAATATTGGTGTAAACCCAAATTCCGATGGAGAAACCATCAAACTTTTTTTCCCGCCAATGACACAAGAACAACGCAAGGAGATTGCAAAAGATGCAAAAGCCATGGGAGAAAAAGCAAAAATTGCAATTAGAAATATCCGTCAAGATTCCAATAATCAAATTAAAAAACTAGAAAAAGATAAAAGTATTACAGAGGATGAAAGTAAAAAAGCACAAGATACAATCCAAAAATACACCGATGAGTATGTAAAAAAAATTGAAGATATGACAAAAAACAAAGAAGAAGAAGTAATGAAGGTTTAA